One segment of Vespa velutina chromosome 17, iVesVel2.1, whole genome shotgun sequence DNA contains the following:
- the LOC124955171 gene encoding actin-binding LIM protein 2 isoform X16, translating into MKSKTSESFIASESNGVKKDQAVEETKQKQYKKGKTFCQSCKKKCSGEVLRVQDKYFHIGCFKCAQCNASLAQGGFFAREGSYYCTKDYRERWGTKCAGCGEYVEGDVVTAGEKHAFHPNCFHCQRCRQPLLGQGTKVSLVQGQALCHRCVGIPVREASTPVGNSGGGTRGSSDATTDPGACAGCGNQLREGQALVALDRQWHVWCFKCHSCDTVLHGEYMGKDGVPYCEKDYQKQFGVKCAYCNRYISGKVLQAGDNHHFHPTCARCTKCGDPFGDGEEMYLQGAAIWHPRCGPGPTGPNGIVNGHGEGAHTPQHRESERISSSASEMQVTSFSLRSRTPSLNGSLCSPYSSLSRKYYPARTGSPGLILREYGRGGHEDVSRIYTYSYLTETPSQGYLRRPIQPYDKPPTSPHFHRPSSSRSIRSSGGRSSRSGMRALVDALSETRPKSPAAGSQVDNDEPIELAHYPDAMKPPPGAQPPIERDDFPAPPYPYTDPERRRRWSDTYKGVPASDDEDEVDNKTYIKEVEQKLKKEQDELSKIDTGIAKVFLQDREKDRENLRHKAANVDPRNASRTPSAAREPTYRLRYESPVGASPSRNIDHARPWEDDDGFSYRSSGPSYNVGRSSARSPAPRNYPPLGTQRAFTLPNATRHYHSNDGGILPSSTTYTGGLGSVVGSHGGHHVRRSLPDMGAAPTEPPKLYPYHLLVITNYRLPADVDRCNLERHLSDAEFEAVLQCTRAEFYRLPQWRRNEIKRRARLF; encoded by the exons ATGAAGTCGAAAACGAGCGAGAGTTTTATAGCGAGTGAAAGCAACGGGGTCAAGAAGGACCAAGCTGTCGAGGAGACCAAGCAAAAACAGTACAAAAAGG GGAAAACATTTTGCCAGTCTTGTAAGAAGAAGTGTAGCGGGGAGGTATTGAGGGTAcaggataaatattttcatataggTTGTTTCAAGTGTGCTCAGTGCAATGCTAGTTTAGCACAAGGTGGCTTCTTTGCTCGAGAGGGTTCCTACTATTGTACGAAG GATTACCGAGAACGTTGGGGCACGAAATGTGCTGGGTGCGGAGAATACGTTGAAGGTGACGTTGTTACAGCTGGAGAGAAGCATGCCTTTCATCCAAATTGTTTTCACTGTCAAAGATGCAGACAGCCGTTGCTTGGACAAGGAACGAAAGTTTCTCTGGTACAAG GTCAAGCTCTATGTCATCGATGCGTTGGTATCCCCGTTCGAGAAGCATCGACGCCAGTGGGGAATAGCGGTGGTGGTACTCGAGGATCCAGCGATGCCACGACTGACCCTGGTGCTTGTGCCGGCTGCGGAAACCAATTGCGAGAAGGTCAAGCTTTGGTCGCTCTCGATCGTCAATGGCACGTTTGGTGCTTCAAATGTCATAGCTGCGACACCGTTCTACATGGCGAATATATGGGGAA AGACGGCGTGCCTTATTGCGAGAAGGATTATCAGAAACAATTTGGCGTGAAGTGTGCGTATTGTAATCGTTACATAAGCGGCAAGGTTCTACAGGCCGGTGATAATCATCATTTTCATCCGACCTGCGCTCGTTGTACGAAATGCGGTGATCCGTTTGGCGACGGAGAAGAGATGTATCTGCAAGGTGCGGCAATCTGGCATCCTCGTTGCGGTCCAGGACCAACCGGACCGAACGGTATAGTCAACGGACACGGAGAAGGTGCACATACTCCGCAACACAGAGAATCCGAACGAATTTCCAGTAGCGCCTCGGAAATGCAGGTAACTTCG TTTTCATTGCGGTCACGCACGCCAAGCCTGAACGGATCACTCTGCAGCCCTTACAGCAGCCTCAGTCGCAAG TATTATCCTGCACGAACCGGCAGTCCTGGATTGATCCTGAGAGAATACGGTCGAGGAGGACACGAGGATGTATCTAGAATTTACACTTATTCTTACTTGACTGAAACGCCCAGTCAAGGATATCTGAGACGTCCGATACAGCCTTACGACAAACCTCCGACAAGTCCCCACTTTCATAGACCCAGCT CATCTCGTTCGATAAGAAGTAGCGGTGGACGTAGTAGCAGATCAGGAATGAGAGCATTGGTCGATGCTTTGAGCGAAACTCGGCCAAAGTCGCCTGCTGCTGGAAGTCAGGTTGACAACGACGAGCCAATAGAATTGGCACATTATCCGGATGCTATGAAACCTCCACCTGGTGCTCAGCCgccgatagaaagagatgacTTTCCAGCTCCTCCTTATCCTTATACCGATCCCGAAAGACGTAGACGATGGTCCGATACTTACAAG GGGGTACCCGCATCAGATGACGAGGATGAGGTAGACAACAAGACGTACATCAAAGAGGTGGAGcaaaagttgaaaaaagagCAGGACGAGTTGAGTAAGATCGATACGGGAATAGCGAAGGTGTTTCTACAGGATCGCGAAAAGGATCGAGAGAATTTGAGACACAAAGCTGCCAACGTTGATCCAAGAAATGCTTCGAGGACGCCATCGGCCGCGAGAGAACCAACCTATAGGCTGCGATACGAGAGTCCCGTTGGAGCAT CGCCATCGAGAAACATAGATCATGCACGACCATGGGAAGACGACGATGGTTTTAGTTACAGATCGAGTGGGCCTAGTTACAACG TTGGGAGGTCATCGGCGCGTTCCCCGGCTCCCAGAAACTATCCACCCCTTGGTACTCAACGCGCCTTCACTCTTCCAAACGCCACTAGGCACTATCATTCG AATGATGGTGGTATCCTGCCATCCTCCACCACATACACGGGTGGCCTAGGTTCAGTGGTGGGAAGTCATGGTGGTCATCACGTAAGAAGGTCACTGCCGGATATGGGTGCCGCACCAACCGAACCACCGAAGCTTTATCCTTATCATTTACTCGTTATCACCAATTATAGACTGCCGGCTGACGTTGATCGTTGTAATCTCGAA CGACATTTATCCGACGCCGAATTCGAGGCAGTTCTACAGTGTACTCGAGCCGAATTCTACAGATTACCGCAATGGCGTCGAAACGAGATAAAAAGGCGTGCGCGGCTCTTTTAA
- the LOC124955171 gene encoding actin-binding LIM protein 2 isoform X18 has product MKSKTSESFIASESNGVKKDQAVEETKQKQYKKGKTFCQSCKKKCSGEVLRVQDKYFHIGCFKCAQCNASLAQGGFFAREGSYYCTKDYRERWGTKCAGCGEYVEGDVVTAGEKHAFHPNCFHCQRCRQPLLGQGTKVSLVQGQALCHRCVGIPVREASTPVGNSGGGTRGSSDATTDPGACAGCGNQLREGQALVALDRQWHVWCFKCHSCDTVLHGEYMGKDGVPYCEKDYQKQFGVKCAYCNRYISGKVLQAGDNHHFHPTCARCTKCGDPFGDGEEMYLQGAAIWHPRCGPGPTGPNGIVNGHGEGAHTPQHRESERISSSASEMQVTSFSLRSRTPSLNGSLCSPYSSLSRKYYPARTGSPGLILREYGRGGHEDVSRIYTYSYLTETPSQGYLRRPIQPYDKPPTSPHFHRPSSSRSIRSSGGRSSRSGMRALVDALSETRPKSPAAGSQVDNDEPIELAHYPDAMKPPPGAQPPIERDDFPAPPYPYTDPERRRRWSDTYKGVPASDDEDEVDNKTYIKEVEQKLKKEQDELSKIDTGIAKVFLQDREKDRENLRHKAANVDPRNASRTPSAAREPTYRLRYESPVGASPSRNIDHARPWEDDDGFSYRSSGPSYNVSTGSITDVDRRALNDGGILPSSTTYTGGLGSVVGSHGGHHVRRSLPDMGAAPTEPPKLYPYHLLVITNYRLPADVDRCNLERHLSDAEFEAVLQCTRAEFYRLPQWRRNEIKRRARLF; this is encoded by the exons ATGAAGTCGAAAACGAGCGAGAGTTTTATAGCGAGTGAAAGCAACGGGGTCAAGAAGGACCAAGCTGTCGAGGAGACCAAGCAAAAACAGTACAAAAAGG GGAAAACATTTTGCCAGTCTTGTAAGAAGAAGTGTAGCGGGGAGGTATTGAGGGTAcaggataaatattttcatataggTTGTTTCAAGTGTGCTCAGTGCAATGCTAGTTTAGCACAAGGTGGCTTCTTTGCTCGAGAGGGTTCCTACTATTGTACGAAG GATTACCGAGAACGTTGGGGCACGAAATGTGCTGGGTGCGGAGAATACGTTGAAGGTGACGTTGTTACAGCTGGAGAGAAGCATGCCTTTCATCCAAATTGTTTTCACTGTCAAAGATGCAGACAGCCGTTGCTTGGACAAGGAACGAAAGTTTCTCTGGTACAAG GTCAAGCTCTATGTCATCGATGCGTTGGTATCCCCGTTCGAGAAGCATCGACGCCAGTGGGGAATAGCGGTGGTGGTACTCGAGGATCCAGCGATGCCACGACTGACCCTGGTGCTTGTGCCGGCTGCGGAAACCAATTGCGAGAAGGTCAAGCTTTGGTCGCTCTCGATCGTCAATGGCACGTTTGGTGCTTCAAATGTCATAGCTGCGACACCGTTCTACATGGCGAATATATGGGGAA AGACGGCGTGCCTTATTGCGAGAAGGATTATCAGAAACAATTTGGCGTGAAGTGTGCGTATTGTAATCGTTACATAAGCGGCAAGGTTCTACAGGCCGGTGATAATCATCATTTTCATCCGACCTGCGCTCGTTGTACGAAATGCGGTGATCCGTTTGGCGACGGAGAAGAGATGTATCTGCAAGGTGCGGCAATCTGGCATCCTCGTTGCGGTCCAGGACCAACCGGACCGAACGGTATAGTCAACGGACACGGAGAAGGTGCACATACTCCGCAACACAGAGAATCCGAACGAATTTCCAGTAGCGCCTCGGAAATGCAGGTAACTTCG TTTTCATTGCGGTCACGCACGCCAAGCCTGAACGGATCACTCTGCAGCCCTTACAGCAGCCTCAGTCGCAAG TATTATCCTGCACGAACCGGCAGTCCTGGATTGATCCTGAGAGAATACGGTCGAGGAGGACACGAGGATGTATCTAGAATTTACACTTATTCTTACTTGACTGAAACGCCCAGTCAAGGATATCTGAGACGTCCGATACAGCCTTACGACAAACCTCCGACAAGTCCCCACTTTCATAGACCCAGCT CATCTCGTTCGATAAGAAGTAGCGGTGGACGTAGTAGCAGATCAGGAATGAGAGCATTGGTCGATGCTTTGAGCGAAACTCGGCCAAAGTCGCCTGCTGCTGGAAGTCAGGTTGACAACGACGAGCCAATAGAATTGGCACATTATCCGGATGCTATGAAACCTCCACCTGGTGCTCAGCCgccgatagaaagagatgacTTTCCAGCTCCTCCTTATCCTTATACCGATCCCGAAAGACGTAGACGATGGTCCGATACTTACAAG GGGGTACCCGCATCAGATGACGAGGATGAGGTAGACAACAAGACGTACATCAAAGAGGTGGAGcaaaagttgaaaaaagagCAGGACGAGTTGAGTAAGATCGATACGGGAATAGCGAAGGTGTTTCTACAGGATCGCGAAAAGGATCGAGAGAATTTGAGACACAAAGCTGCCAACGTTGATCCAAGAAATGCTTCGAGGACGCCATCGGCCGCGAGAGAACCAACCTATAGGCTGCGATACGAGAGTCCCGTTGGAGCAT CGCCATCGAGAAACATAGATCATGCACGACCATGGGAAGACGACGATGGTTTTAGTTACAGATCGAGTGGGCCTAGTTACAACG TATCGACAGGCAGCATCACGGATGTGGATCGACGGGCATTG AATGATGGTGGTATCCTGCCATCCTCCACCACATACACGGGTGGCCTAGGTTCAGTGGTGGGAAGTCATGGTGGTCATCACGTAAGAAGGTCACTGCCGGATATGGGTGCCGCACCAACCGAACCACCGAAGCTTTATCCTTATCATTTACTCGTTATCACCAATTATAGACTGCCGGCTGACGTTGATCGTTGTAATCTCGAA CGACATTTATCCGACGCCGAATTCGAGGCAGTTCTACAGTGTACTCGAGCCGAATTCTACAGATTACCGCAATGGCGTCGAAACGAGATAAAAAGGCGTGCGCGGCTCTTTTAA
- the LOC124955171 gene encoding actin-binding LIM protein 1 isoform X20 — protein MKSKTSESFIASESNGVKKDQAVEETKQKQYKKGKTFCQSCKKKCSGEVLRVQDKYFHIGCFKCAQCNASLAQGGFFAREGSYYCTKDYRERWGTKCAGCGEYVEGDVVTAGEKHAFHPNCFHCQRCRQPLLGQGTKVSLVQGQALCHRCVGIPVREASTPVGNSGGGTRGSSDATTDPGACAGCGNQLREGQALVALDRQWHVWCFKCHSCDTVLHGEYMGKDGVPYCEKDYQKQFGVKCAYCNRYISGKVLQAGDNHHFHPTCARCTKCGDPFGDGEEMYLQGAAIWHPRCGPGPTGPNGIVNGHGEGAHTPQHRESERISSSASEMQVTSFSLRSRTPSLNGSLCSPYSSLSRKYYPARTGSPGLILREYGRGGHEDVSRIYTYSYLTETPSQGYLRRPIQPYDKPPTSPHFHRPSSSRSIRSSGGRSSRSGMRALVDALSETRPKSPAAGSQVDNDEPIELAHYPDAMKPPPGAQPPIERDDFPAPPYPYTDPERRRRWSDTYKGVPASDDEDEVDNKTYIKEVEQKLKKEQDELSKIDTGIAKVFLQDREKDRENLRHKAANVDPRNASRTPSAAREPTYRLRYESPVGASPSRNIDHARPWEDDDGFSYRSSGPSYNESAKRPSFSRKRKVVSSLRHIPKPGYGLAPRSHTFSSTGGSVSALPGDYSFSGMGDKTHSTDFSSGKSDK, from the exons ATGAAGTCGAAAACGAGCGAGAGTTTTATAGCGAGTGAAAGCAACGGGGTCAAGAAGGACCAAGCTGTCGAGGAGACCAAGCAAAAACAGTACAAAAAGG GGAAAACATTTTGCCAGTCTTGTAAGAAGAAGTGTAGCGGGGAGGTATTGAGGGTAcaggataaatattttcatataggTTGTTTCAAGTGTGCTCAGTGCAATGCTAGTTTAGCACAAGGTGGCTTCTTTGCTCGAGAGGGTTCCTACTATTGTACGAAG GATTACCGAGAACGTTGGGGCACGAAATGTGCTGGGTGCGGAGAATACGTTGAAGGTGACGTTGTTACAGCTGGAGAGAAGCATGCCTTTCATCCAAATTGTTTTCACTGTCAAAGATGCAGACAGCCGTTGCTTGGACAAGGAACGAAAGTTTCTCTGGTACAAG GTCAAGCTCTATGTCATCGATGCGTTGGTATCCCCGTTCGAGAAGCATCGACGCCAGTGGGGAATAGCGGTGGTGGTACTCGAGGATCCAGCGATGCCACGACTGACCCTGGTGCTTGTGCCGGCTGCGGAAACCAATTGCGAGAAGGTCAAGCTTTGGTCGCTCTCGATCGTCAATGGCACGTTTGGTGCTTCAAATGTCATAGCTGCGACACCGTTCTACATGGCGAATATATGGGGAA AGACGGCGTGCCTTATTGCGAGAAGGATTATCAGAAACAATTTGGCGTGAAGTGTGCGTATTGTAATCGTTACATAAGCGGCAAGGTTCTACAGGCCGGTGATAATCATCATTTTCATCCGACCTGCGCTCGTTGTACGAAATGCGGTGATCCGTTTGGCGACGGAGAAGAGATGTATCTGCAAGGTGCGGCAATCTGGCATCCTCGTTGCGGTCCAGGACCAACCGGACCGAACGGTATAGTCAACGGACACGGAGAAGGTGCACATACTCCGCAACACAGAGAATCCGAACGAATTTCCAGTAGCGCCTCGGAAATGCAGGTAACTTCG TTTTCATTGCGGTCACGCACGCCAAGCCTGAACGGATCACTCTGCAGCCCTTACAGCAGCCTCAGTCGCAAG TATTATCCTGCACGAACCGGCAGTCCTGGATTGATCCTGAGAGAATACGGTCGAGGAGGACACGAGGATGTATCTAGAATTTACACTTATTCTTACTTGACTGAAACGCCCAGTCAAGGATATCTGAGACGTCCGATACAGCCTTACGACAAACCTCCGACAAGTCCCCACTTTCATAGACCCAGCT CATCTCGTTCGATAAGAAGTAGCGGTGGACGTAGTAGCAGATCAGGAATGAGAGCATTGGTCGATGCTTTGAGCGAAACTCGGCCAAAGTCGCCTGCTGCTGGAAGTCAGGTTGACAACGACGAGCCAATAGAATTGGCACATTATCCGGATGCTATGAAACCTCCACCTGGTGCTCAGCCgccgatagaaagagatgacTTTCCAGCTCCTCCTTATCCTTATACCGATCCCGAAAGACGTAGACGATGGTCCGATACTTACAAG GGGGTACCCGCATCAGATGACGAGGATGAGGTAGACAACAAGACGTACATCAAAGAGGTGGAGcaaaagttgaaaaaagagCAGGACGAGTTGAGTAAGATCGATACGGGAATAGCGAAGGTGTTTCTACAGGATCGCGAAAAGGATCGAGAGAATTTGAGACACAAAGCTGCCAACGTTGATCCAAGAAATGCTTCGAGGACGCCATCGGCCGCGAGAGAACCAACCTATAGGCTGCGATACGAGAGTCCCGTTGGAGCAT CGCCATCGAGAAACATAGATCATGCACGACCATGGGAAGACGACGATGGTTTTAGTTACAGATCGAGTGGGCCTAGTTACAACG AAAGTGCTAAACGACCTTCTTTTTCACGGAAGAGAAAAG TTGTGAGCTCTCTTCGGCACATCCCGAAGCCAGGGTACGGTCTGGCACCGCGAAGTCACACCTTCTCCTCGACCGGCGGTTCTGTATCTGCTCTCCCT GGTGATTATTCGTTCAGTGGGATGGGAGACAAGACGCACAGCACTGATTTCTCATCCGGCAAATCAGATA AATGA
- the LOC124955171 gene encoding actin-binding LIM protein 2 isoform X15, with the protein MKSKTSESFIASESNGVKKDQAVEETKQKQYKKGKTFCQSCKKKCSGEVLRVQDKYFHIGCFKCAQCNASLAQGGFFAREGSYYCTKDYRERWGTKCAGCGEYVEGDVVTAGEKHAFHPNCFHCQRCRQPLLGQGTKVSLVQGQALCHRCVGIPVREASTPVGNSGGGTRGSSDATTDPGACAGCGNQLREGQALVALDRQWHVWCFKCHSCDTVLHGEYMGKDGVPYCEKDYQKQFGVKCAYCNRYISGKVLQAGDNHHFHPTCARCTKCGDPFGDGEEMYLQGAAIWHPRCGPGPTGPNGIVNGHGEGAHTPQHRESERISSSASEMQYYPARTGSPGLILREYGRGGHEDVSRIYTYSYLTETPSQGYLRRPIQPYDKPPTSPHFHRPSSSRSIRSSGGRSSRSGMRALVDALSETRPKSPAAGSQVDNDEPIELAHYPDAMKPPPGAQPPIERDDFPAPPYPYTDPERRRRWSDTYKGVPASDDEDEVDNKTYIKEVEQKLKKEQDELSKIDTGIAKVFLQDREKDRENLRHKAANVDPRNASRTPSAAREPTYRLRYESPVGASPSRNIDHARPWEDDDGFSYRSSGPSYNVVSSLRHIPKPGYGLAPRSHTFSSTGGSVSALPGDYSFSGMGDKTHSTDFSSGKSDISTGSITDVDRRALVCTTAPYYSRQISMNDGGILPSSTTYTGGLGSVVGSHGGHHVRRSLPDMGAAPTEPPKLYPYHLLVITNYRLPADVDRCNLERHLSDAEFEAVLQCTRAEFYRLPQWRRNEIKRRARLF; encoded by the exons ATGAAGTCGAAAACGAGCGAGAGTTTTATAGCGAGTGAAAGCAACGGGGTCAAGAAGGACCAAGCTGTCGAGGAGACCAAGCAAAAACAGTACAAAAAGG GGAAAACATTTTGCCAGTCTTGTAAGAAGAAGTGTAGCGGGGAGGTATTGAGGGTAcaggataaatattttcatataggTTGTTTCAAGTGTGCTCAGTGCAATGCTAGTTTAGCACAAGGTGGCTTCTTTGCTCGAGAGGGTTCCTACTATTGTACGAAG GATTACCGAGAACGTTGGGGCACGAAATGTGCTGGGTGCGGAGAATACGTTGAAGGTGACGTTGTTACAGCTGGAGAGAAGCATGCCTTTCATCCAAATTGTTTTCACTGTCAAAGATGCAGACAGCCGTTGCTTGGACAAGGAACGAAAGTTTCTCTGGTACAAG GTCAAGCTCTATGTCATCGATGCGTTGGTATCCCCGTTCGAGAAGCATCGACGCCAGTGGGGAATAGCGGTGGTGGTACTCGAGGATCCAGCGATGCCACGACTGACCCTGGTGCTTGTGCCGGCTGCGGAAACCAATTGCGAGAAGGTCAAGCTTTGGTCGCTCTCGATCGTCAATGGCACGTTTGGTGCTTCAAATGTCATAGCTGCGACACCGTTCTACATGGCGAATATATGGGGAA AGACGGCGTGCCTTATTGCGAGAAGGATTATCAGAAACAATTTGGCGTGAAGTGTGCGTATTGTAATCGTTACATAAGCGGCAAGGTTCTACAGGCCGGTGATAATCATCATTTTCATCCGACCTGCGCTCGTTGTACGAAATGCGGTGATCCGTTTGGCGACGGAGAAGAGATGTATCTGCAAGGTGCGGCAATCTGGCATCCTCGTTGCGGTCCAGGACCAACCGGACCGAACGGTATAGTCAACGGACACGGAGAAGGTGCACATACTCCGCAACACAGAGAATCCGAACGAATTTCCAGTAGCGCCTCGGAAATGCAG TATTATCCTGCACGAACCGGCAGTCCTGGATTGATCCTGAGAGAATACGGTCGAGGAGGACACGAGGATGTATCTAGAATTTACACTTATTCTTACTTGACTGAAACGCCCAGTCAAGGATATCTGAGACGTCCGATACAGCCTTACGACAAACCTCCGACAAGTCCCCACTTTCATAGACCCAGCT CATCTCGTTCGATAAGAAGTAGCGGTGGACGTAGTAGCAGATCAGGAATGAGAGCATTGGTCGATGCTTTGAGCGAAACTCGGCCAAAGTCGCCTGCTGCTGGAAGTCAGGTTGACAACGACGAGCCAATAGAATTGGCACATTATCCGGATGCTATGAAACCTCCACCTGGTGCTCAGCCgccgatagaaagagatgacTTTCCAGCTCCTCCTTATCCTTATACCGATCCCGAAAGACGTAGACGATGGTCCGATACTTACAAG GGGGTACCCGCATCAGATGACGAGGATGAGGTAGACAACAAGACGTACATCAAAGAGGTGGAGcaaaagttgaaaaaagagCAGGACGAGTTGAGTAAGATCGATACGGGAATAGCGAAGGTGTTTCTACAGGATCGCGAAAAGGATCGAGAGAATTTGAGACACAAAGCTGCCAACGTTGATCCAAGAAATGCTTCGAGGACGCCATCGGCCGCGAGAGAACCAACCTATAGGCTGCGATACGAGAGTCCCGTTGGAGCAT CGCCATCGAGAAACATAGATCATGCACGACCATGGGAAGACGACGATGGTTTTAGTTACAGATCGAGTGGGCCTAGTTACAACG TTGTGAGCTCTCTTCGGCACATCCCGAAGCCAGGGTACGGTCTGGCACCGCGAAGTCACACCTTCTCCTCGACCGGCGGTTCTGTATCTGCTCTCCCT GGTGATTATTCGTTCAGTGGGATGGGAGACAAGACGCACAGCACTGATTTCTCATCCGGCAAATCAGATA TATCGACAGGCAGCATCACGGATGTGGATCGACGGGCATTGGTATGTACCACAGCCCCATACTACTCCCGGCAAATTAGCATG AATGATGGTGGTATCCTGCCATCCTCCACCACATACACGGGTGGCCTAGGTTCAGTGGTGGGAAGTCATGGTGGTCATCACGTAAGAAGGTCACTGCCGGATATGGGTGCCGCACCAACCGAACCACCGAAGCTTTATCCTTATCATTTACTCGTTATCACCAATTATAGACTGCCGGCTGACGTTGATCGTTGTAATCTCGAA CGACATTTATCCGACGCCGAATTCGAGGCAGTTCTACAGTGTACTCGAGCCGAATTCTACAGATTACCGCAATGGCGTCGAAACGAGATAAAAAGGCGTGCGCGGCTCTTTTAA